The Blastocatellia bacterium genome includes a region encoding these proteins:
- a CDS encoding cytochrome c oxidase subunit II transmembrane domain-containing protein — MSEKIRSSRSSFEGVLLAGVLFLIAIAAMVLAGRRWLPPLASEHGAGIDRLMDYLMVSVGSLFILGHLILGIFIWRFSRQDRVTYRQASPRTERMWALVPALVMTVVAEGGVLVMGLPVWGKLYGRAAPPDAFTVEVTGEQFAWNVRYPGPDGRFGRTDPSLIADDNPLGIDRRDPAARDDIVHLGVVHVPVNRPVRVRLRSKDTLHSFFIPHFRLKQDAVPGMTIEVWFVPTQVGEYEIACAELCGFGHFQMRGLLRVLSPEQFSEWMARQQ; from the coding sequence ATGAGCGAAAAGATCAGGTCGTCACGTTCGTCGTTCGAGGGAGTTCTTCTCGCTGGAGTCCTCTTTCTCATCGCGATCGCGGCGATGGTATTGGCCGGGCGGCGATGGTTGCCGCCGCTGGCTTCGGAACATGGAGCCGGCATTGATCGGCTGATGGACTATTTGATGGTCAGCGTGGGGAGTCTCTTTATTCTCGGTCATCTCATCCTGGGGATTTTCATCTGGCGGTTCAGCCGACAGGATCGTGTGACCTATCGCCAGGCCAGCCCCCGCACGGAACGAATGTGGGCGCTCGTACCGGCTCTGGTGATGACGGTAGTGGCCGAAGGGGGCGTGCTCGTGATGGGATTACCCGTGTGGGGGAAGCTCTACGGTCGGGCGGCGCCGCCCGATGCCTTCACCGTCGAGGTTACCGGCGAGCAGTTTGCCTGGAACGTGCGCTATCCCGGACCGGATGGGCGATTCGGTCGAACCGATCCCTCGCTCATCGCGGATGACAATCCGTTGGGGATTGATCGGCGCGATCCGGCAGCGCGGGATGACATCGTTCACCTCGGGGTCGTTCATGTTCCCGTCAACCGACCGGTCCGCGTCCGACTGCGCTCCAAGGACACGTTGCATAGTTTCTTTATCCCTCACTTTCGATTGAAGCAGGACGCCGTGCCGGGAATGACCATCGAGGTGTGGTTTGTTCCCACTCAGGTGGGCGAATATGAAATCGCCTGTGCCGAACTCTGCGGGTTCGGTCATTTCCAGATGAGAGGGCTGTTGCGGGTGCTCTCGCCCGAACAGTTTTCCGAGTGGATGGCCCGCCAGCAGTGA